From a single Acidobacteriota bacterium genomic region:
- the rpsC gene encoding 30S ribosomal protein S3: protein MGQKVHPYGFRLGFNKTWLSRWYADRDYAKLLHEDLGLRSSLKERFRHAGVSKIEIERAANKLKIDIHTSRPGIIIGRKGTEVDKLKQEIQKRTSREVFINIQEIQKPELDAQLIAESVAMQLEKRVAFRRAMRKAVESALRFGARGIKVRVSGRLNGAEIARSEWYLHGQLPLQTLRADIDYGQAEAGTTYGQIGVKVWLYKGERLVPRTGREEEYRTPRRAPRASA, encoded by the coding sequence GTGGGTCAGAAGGTTCACCCATACGGGTTCCGGCTGGGCTTCAACAAGACCTGGCTCTCGCGTTGGTACGCGGATCGCGACTACGCGAAGCTGCTGCACGAGGATCTCGGGCTGCGCTCGTCGTTGAAGGAGCGGTTCCGGCATGCGGGAGTCTCGAAAATCGAGATCGAGCGCGCGGCCAACAAGCTGAAGATCGACATCCACACCTCGCGGCCCGGCATCATCATCGGCCGCAAGGGGACGGAAGTCGACAAGCTGAAGCAGGAGATCCAGAAGCGGACGAGCCGCGAGGTCTTCATCAACATCCAGGAGATCCAGAAGCCCGAGCTTGACGCGCAGTTGATTGCCGAATCGGTGGCGATGCAGCTCGAGAAGCGCGTGGCGTTCCGGCGGGCGATGCGCAAAGCGGTCGAGTCGGCCCTGCGGTTTGGCGCGCGCGGGATCAAGGTGCGCGTGTCGGGCCGGCTGAACGGGGCTGAGATTGCGCGGTCCGAGTGGTATTTGCACGGCCAGCTGCCGCTGCAGACGCTGCGGGCCGACATTGACTACGGCCAGGCGGAAGCGGGCACGACCTACGGCCAGATCGGCGTGAAGGTGTGGCTGTACAAGGGTGAGCGTCTCGTGCCGCGGACGGGCCGTGAAGAAGAGTACCGGACGCCGCGGCGCGCCCCGCGCGCATCGGCGTAA
- the rplV gene encoding 50S ribosomal protein L22 produces the protein MIAAHATAKYVRTSAQKAGLVLDLIRGHEVNQALATLRFSTKRIARDIEKVLRSAIANAQQKPGFGGEVERLFVSACYAGQGPSQKRVRPAPMGRAFRVVKRTAHLTVRVTERPETTGAVKAGAPARTRKATKAAQGETAAQK, from the coding sequence ATGATTGCAGCTCACGCAACGGCGAAATACGTTCGCACATCCGCGCAGAAGGCGGGCCTGGTGCTCGACCTGATCCGGGGGCACGAGGTCAATCAGGCGCTGGCCACCCTCCGGTTCTCGACCAAGCGGATTGCGCGGGACATCGAGAAGGTGCTGCGGTCGGCGATTGCCAACGCGCAGCAGAAGCCGGGCTTTGGCGGCGAGGTCGAGCGGCTGTTCGTCTCGGCGTGTTATGCCGGCCAGGGGCCGTCGCAGAAGCGGGTTCGTCCGGCCCCGATGGGCCGCGCGTTTCGCGTCGTCAAGCGCACCGCACACCTGACAGTCAGGGTGACGGAGCGTCCAGAGACTACGGGCGCCGTGAAGGCTGGTGCGCCAGCCAGGACCCGCAAGGCAACCAAGGCGGCTCAGGGCGAGACCGCCGCGCAGAAGTAG
- the rpsS gene encoding 30S ribosomal protein S19 encodes MSRSLSKGPFVDTHLLEKVEVMNRAGEKKVIRTWSRRSTVLPEMLGHTLAVHNGKKFIPVYVTENMVGHKLGEFSPTRGFKGHTTKSEKAAQVAAAAPAAAPKAGS; translated from the coding sequence ATGAGCAGATCCTTGAGTAAAGGGCCGTTTGTGGACACCCACCTCCTCGAGAAGGTGGAAGTGATGAACCGCGCTGGCGAGAAGAAGGTCATACGGACCTGGTCGCGCCGGTCGACCGTGCTGCCGGAAATGCTCGGGCACACGCTGGCGGTGCACAACGGCAAGAAGTTCATCCCGGTGTACGTCACCGAGAACATGGTCGGGCACAAGCTCGGTGAGTTTTCGCCGACCAGAGGCTTCAAAGGCCACACCACCAAGTCGGAGAAAGCCGCCCAGGTGGCGGCCGCGGCACCGGCGGCCGCTCCGAAGGCGGGGAGCTAG
- the rplB gene encoding 50S ribosomal protein L2 has protein sequence MAIRSYKPTSPGRRFQTIQDYAEITSAKPYKPLTENLKKSGGRNNHGEITMWWRGGGHRRLYRIIDFKRDKIGIPAKVVTVEYDPNRSSRIALVQYADGEKRYILHPVGLKVGDSIVAGDTVDILPGNVLPLKNIPLGTQVHNVELRPGKGGQLARSAGAAVQVVAKEGEYASVKMPSGELRRINVECRATVGQVGNLDHENVSLGKAGRSRWLGKRPHVRGVAMNPVDHPLGGGEGKTSGGRHPVSPWGMPTKGFKTRNSKATDQFIIQRRPK, from the coding sequence ATGGCTATCCGCAGTTATAAACCGACATCACCGGGGCGGCGATTCCAGACGATCCAGGACTACGCCGAAATTACGTCGGCGAAGCCCTATAAGCCGCTGACCGAGAACCTCAAAAAGTCGGGCGGTCGCAACAACCACGGCGAGATCACCATGTGGTGGCGTGGTGGCGGGCACCGCCGGCTGTATCGGATCATCGACTTCAAGCGCGACAAGATTGGCATTCCGGCCAAGGTTGTCACGGTGGAGTACGACCCGAACCGGTCGTCGCGCATTGCGCTGGTGCAGTACGCCGACGGCGAGAAGCGCTACATCCTCCACCCGGTGGGGCTGAAGGTGGGCGACAGCATCGTGGCTGGCGACACCGTCGACATCCTGCCGGGCAACGTGCTTCCGCTCAAGAACATCCCGCTCGGGACGCAGGTCCACAACGTGGAGCTGCGGCCGGGGAAGGGCGGCCAGCTGGCGCGCAGCGCCGGAGCGGCCGTGCAGGTGGTGGCGAAGGAAGGCGAGTATGCCTCGGTGAAGATGCCGTCGGGCGAACTTCGGCGCATCAACGTCGAGTGCCGGGCGACAGTGGGCCAGGTGGGGAACCTGGATCACGAGAACGTGTCGCTCGGTAAGGCCGGCCGGAGCCGCTGGCTCGGCAAGCGGCCGCACGTGCGCGGCGTTGCGATGAACCCGGTGGATCACCCGCTCGGCGGCGGCGAGGGCAAGACCTCGGGCGGCCGGCATCCGGTGTCGCCGTGGGGCATGCCCACCAAGGGCTTCAAGACGCGCAACAGCAAGGCGACGGATCAGTTCATCATCCAGCGGCGGCCGAAGTAG